In Paludibaculum fermentans, the genomic stretch GTAGAGCCTGGCCTTCGAGGAGAGTTCAGAGGGCTCCGGCGGACCAGCCCAGGCAGCGGAACAGACGGCCGCGGCGAGACAGAGGCATAGCTTCATGGCTACTCCAATCACCTGCTGACAGGACCCGGATCGGCCCCGTGAGCGGAAAGGAGTGGCACACGAGCTGCCGCGCGCAAACGCCCCGGCGGGACATTGCACGGCCAGCACCAAACCCGAATCCTCCGCTCAGCTCTCTAAGACGGAGTTTCAGACCAGATTGTTCCTGTTGTAGCGGAAGAATGAAGGAGGGCCGTCAACTCATTGCACTGAAGGGACCTGCTTTGGAGCGCGGAGTCGTCTTCTTTGACAAGGAACGTGGATCCAGAAGGTGCAGGGGCTTGAAGCTGTTCCTCGACCACTTGCAGCCGGCTTCGAACTGGATGCCGACGAAGTAGCCGATTTCGCGGAACTGGCAGTAGCGAACCAGGCCGGCAAACTCACCCTTGGGATAGGAGATGCGAACCAATGTTCCGATAGGGATCTGCATGTCCAACTGGATACAGGCTCCCGACAGGGAGATGTCCTCCAGGTTGGCCACCGCCCGCCTGCTGCGGTTGGCTCTGTCCCTCCACCGGACATCCACCAGGTCCGCACACAGCATTCTCGGTTCTGCGCGCCGCTCAATCATACAGTTAATTGATCGGCATCCCCCGGCATTTGATGCATGCGGAATGCCTGTACAATTTCGCCCTAATTGGGTCTAGGTAAAGGAGCTAAGGTAGTGCCCATACAACCCCAACCAGCTCCATAGTAATCCCAAGGTACTGCATTTGGTACTACAAAATCGATCCGGACCCGTACCCCTGGTACTGCCTCGCCCATTCCTCGCGCGTGGCCAGCGGATGCGGCCCCTCCGCCCGGTCCACCGCCAGGATTCCATCCAGGTGATCCATCTCATGTTGGATGAGCTCAGAGAGCGCGCCCTCCGCCTCCAGTTCGACCCACGCGCCGGCTGCATCCTGATACCGGATGCGGATCCGCTGATGCCGCCGCAAATGCACCATCAGGTCAGGAAACGAGAAGCAGTCGTCCCACAGCGGGAACCTCTCCGGGCTCTGCCAGGAGTACTCGGGATTGATCAGTTCGTACCGTACGCCCTCCACCTTAAGGAAGATGAGACGGAGGGCGGAACCGATCTGAATCGCGCTGATGCCCCGTCCAAAACCGTGGGTGCGCCGGAACTCGGCCAGCGTGTCTTCCAGATCCAGCAGCACCTCCTGGGACTGGGCGGGCTCGGCTGGAGTGGAGATCGTACGCAGAAGGGGATCGCCCAACTGCAGAATGCGGCGAACTGGCATATTACTTATGGTAGTGCTGCCGGAGCAGGGGATCGGCTAAGCTAGACCTGATGCAAGTCTTCGCAAAATCACCCTGCCGTGTGGATCTGGCCGGTGGCACCCTCGACATTTGGCCGCTGTACCTGTACCACCCGAATGCCGTCACCCTGAATTTCGCGGTGAGCGTGTACACCAGTTGCCGGATCATGCCGCATGAGGGGAACGCGATCACGTTGCGCTCGCAGGACCAGAACATGGAAGAGACGTTTGACTCGCTCTCCACGCTTCTGGCCGCGCCCAAAGTCCGGAACGTCCTCGCCGCCAACGTGGTGAAGCACTTCAAACCCGCCGGCGGCCTGGTGGTGGAGACGAACTCGGAGTCGCCCCAGGGCGCCGGGATCTCCGGCTCCTCCGCGCTGCTCATCTCGACGGTAAGCGCCTTCAACAAGTTCTGCGGCACCCGGCACAACATCGAACGGGTTCGCGAGATCGCCCAAAACATCGAGGCCCAGGTGGTCAACGTCCCCACCGGCTGCCAGGATTATTACCCTGCGATGTACGGTGGCGTCAGCGCGATCGACCTGACGGTGGCCGGCATCCAGCGCAGTTCGATGCCCGTGGATCTGGCCGAGTTGAACAGCCGGTTTGTGCTGGCCTACACCGGCAAGCCGCGCAACTCAGGCATCAACAACTGGGAAGTGATGAAGCTCCACATCGACGGCGATAAGAAAGTGCTCAAGAACTTCGAGCGCATCGCCGAGATTGCCCACGGGATGCGCGGCGCCCTGCACAGTAAGGATTGGAACGAAACGGCGCGCCTGCTGCGCGAAGAGTGGTCGCACCGCAAGAAGAACGCCCCCTCCATCTCGACGCCCCTGATCGACCACCTGATCGCCTCGACGAAGAAGGCCGGCGCCAAGGCGGCCAAGGTGTGCGGCGCGGGCGGCGGCGGCTGCGTGGTGTTCCTGTGTGAACCGGATGCCCGCGAGCGCGTGGCCCAAGCCATCGAGACCGAAGGCGCCGGCCAGGGCGTGAAGGTGCTGCCGGTGGAGGTGGCGCCGAAAGGCGTCGTCGTAAAGACCCTGTCCTAAGCGGACAAAGGCGCGGATGCCGGACGCAACTCCTTATTCCAAGCCGGGGCTGTTCGGACTGCTGCTGCGCGGCGGCCTGTTTCTGCTGTTCATCCGCTATGCCGGCGGACTGATCGGCTGGCTGCTGAGCGGCTCCAGCATCCTGGTGGCCGCGGCCATGAGCCTGTTCATCGCCGCTACGCTCGCCAGCCTGTTCGTCGTCCGCACCTTCGAGCGCGGCCGACTGGAAGACATCGGCATGGCCTGGAGCCCGTCCAGCCTGCGCCACCTCTGGCTCGGCGTGGGCGGCGGCATCGTGGCGGCCCTGGTCACACTCGTTGTGCCGGTCGGGATCCGCATGGCGTCCATCGAACCGTCCACCGATCCCGCCAACGCTTTCACTCCGGGGAAACTTCTTCTCGTCTCGGTCGTCCTACTGTTCGGGGCCGTCGGAGAAGAGATGATGTTCCGCGGATACGCCTTCCAGATTCTGCTGCGCGCTTACGGCCCGTGGTGGGTGATTCCGCCCTTCGGCGTCCTCTTTGCGTTGGCGCACCTCGAAAACATGGGGACCAACCCGCTGGGCATCCTCAACACCGGACTGTGGGGCATCCTCTTCGGCTATGCCTTCTACCGCAGCGGCGACCTCTGGCTGCCCATCGGCCTGCACTTCGGCTGGAACTGGACGCTGCCCCTGTTCGGCGTGAACCTGAGCGGGTTTACCATGGGACTGTCGGGCTACACTCTGCGCTGGAAGGCCGGACCGCTCTGGAGCGGCGGCGACTACGGCGCCGAAGGCAGCATCCTGGCAACGATCAGCGTCCTGCTGCTGGGCGTCTGGCTGTGGCGGGCTTCCCTGGAGCGGCAGACGGCTCCGCTGGTGGACGCAGTGCCGCCAGAGCCGGAATCCGGCCCGGGAAAGGAGTTGTGAGGACATGAAGCGCTTCCCGCTCCTGATGGTGCTGCTGGGCATCAGTTCCTGTCTTGCGCCCGCGCAGACCGGCAAGGCGGACCCGATCCGCAAGCTCACCGACGAGGAGAAGGTGGAGCTGATCCGCGGCCTCACCGCCGAGTACGCCACCGTCAAAGCCTACCTGCCCCGGTCCAAGAAGGCGGTACCCTTCCCCAGCGACGGCAAGTACGACAAAAAGGAATGGCTGGCCATCGGGGACGAGTATGGGCCCGTGGCGCGCGTCGGCGAACTGGTGCAGGTCACGAAAATCGACTTCGACGACAACAAGCTGATTCTCCAGATCAACAACGGCCTGAACGTGAAAGGCAAGTGGTACGAGCGCATCGAGGGTGGCGTGGGCGGCGGGCAATCGACCGTACCCATGAGCCGCAACCAGTCGCGCAGCGCCGGCACCACCATTGCGGTGGTCTTTCCCGGCCGCATGCCGGCCGTGAAGCCGGCCGAAATCAAGACCATGCTCGCGCCGGTGCTGGATTTCGAGAAGCGCAGCGCCACGGAGAACTACTTCGAAACCCTGCCGCCGGAGATCCAGGAGGCGATCAAGGCCAAGCGGGCCGAGATCGGCATGAACCGGGATCAGGTGAAGATGGCCATGGGACAGCCGCGCGACCGCATCCGCGAGAGCAAGGACGGCCTGGAGTCAGAGGACTGGATC encodes the following:
- a CDS encoding PilZ domain-containing protein, with product MIERRAEPRMLCADLVDVRWRDRANRSRRAVANLEDISLSGACIQLDMQIPIGTLVRISYPKGEFAGLVRYCQFREIGYFVGIQFEAGCKWSRNSFKPLHLLDPRSLSKKTTPRSKAGPFSAMS
- a CDS encoding peptide deformylase; the protein is MPVRRILQLGDPLLRTISTPAEPAQSQEVLLDLEDTLAEFRRTHGFGRGISAIQIGSALRLIFLKVEGVRYELINPEYSWQSPERFPLWDDCFSFPDLMVHLRRHQRIRIRYQDAAGAWVELEAEGALSELIQHEMDHLDGILAVDRAEGPHPLATREEWARQYQGYGSGSIL
- a CDS encoding GHMP family kinase ATP-binding protein; the encoded protein is MQVFAKSPCRVDLAGGTLDIWPLYLYHPNAVTLNFAVSVYTSCRIMPHEGNAITLRSQDQNMEETFDSLSTLLAAPKVRNVLAANVVKHFKPAGGLVVETNSESPQGAGISGSSALLISTVSAFNKFCGTRHNIERVREIAQNIEAQVVNVPTGCQDYYPAMYGGVSAIDLTVAGIQRSSMPVDLAELNSRFVLAYTGKPRNSGINNWEVMKLHIDGDKKVLKNFERIAEIAHGMRGALHSKDWNETARLLREEWSHRKKNAPSISTPLIDHLIASTKKAGAKAAKVCGAGGGGCVVFLCEPDARERVAQAIETEGAGQGVKVLPVEVAPKGVVVKTLS
- a CDS encoding CPBP family intramembrane glutamic endopeptidase; translation: MPDATPYSKPGLFGLLLRGGLFLLFIRYAGGLIGWLLSGSSILVAAAMSLFIAATLASLFVVRTFERGRLEDIGMAWSPSSLRHLWLGVGGGIVAALVTLVVPVGIRMASIEPSTDPANAFTPGKLLLVSVVLLFGAVGEEMMFRGYAFQILLRAYGPWWVIPPFGVLFALAHLENMGTNPLGILNTGLWGILFGYAFYRSGDLWLPIGLHFGWNWTLPLFGVNLSGFTMGLSGYTLRWKAGPLWSGGDYGAEGSILATISVLLLGVWLWRASLERQTAPLVDAVPPEPESGPGKEL
- a CDS encoding DUF2845 domain-containing protein; the encoded protein is MKRFPLLMVLLGISSCLAPAQTGKADPIRKLTDEEKVELIRGLTAEYATVKAYLPRSKKAVPFPSDGKYDKKEWLAIGDEYGPVARVGELVQVTKIDFDDNKLILQINNGLNVKGKWYERIEGGVGGGQSTVPMSRNQSRSAGTTIAVVFPGRMPAVKPAEIKTMLAPVLDFEKRSATENYFETLPPEIQEAIKAKRAEIGMNRDQVKMAMGQPRDRIRESKDGLESEDWIYGYPPGKITFVTFANGKVTKVKDSYAGLGGATAPQPKPQQ